One stretch of Acidobacteriota bacterium DNA includes these proteins:
- a CDS encoding AAA family ATPase — protein MTDKVAIRQLPTGVPGLDQILGGGLPEFSFNLIVGVPGSGKTTLAHQIMFGLATPERRAVYFTVVGEPPLKMLRYQQQYEFFDQDRVGDSISFVSVGQDIVEGTLDQLLERITAEVEATNPGLVFVDSFRTVAQVAEGSRDGGLNLQSFVQQLAIRLTGWEATTFLIGEYQPNEAEHDPVFTVADGLLWLHQSLDRNSMVRKIQVKKMRGQGPVPGLHTFRITSGGIDVFPRVIVGPSDDMERESRKRLMLDIDELDEMLGGGIPEGYSVLVAGPSGSGKSVLATEFIMAGIRHDEPGILAVFEKRPNEYSQTPPGGHKFGKMIQDGKVGVLHSRPLDLSIDETLYELVEQVERLKARRLVVDSLSGFELALAPTFRQDFRESLYRMVAVLTGMGVTMMMTAELEDTYTELRFSPHGTAFLTDVIIMQRYIELKGALQRVISVVKVRGSEHSKEIRAYEINKTGIVVGAPLKDYNGLLTGHPYDSSGAAPPVREPRTRKKKP, from the coding sequence ATGACCGACAAAGTTGCAATTCGACAGCTTCCGACCGGTGTGCCGGGGCTCGACCAGATTCTGGGCGGAGGGTTGCCGGAGTTCTCCTTCAATCTCATCGTCGGAGTTCCGGGCTCGGGCAAGACCACGCTCGCGCACCAGATCATGTTCGGGCTCGCCACTCCCGAGCGGCGAGCCGTGTACTTCACGGTCGTCGGCGAGCCTCCACTGAAAATGCTGCGATATCAGCAGCAGTATGAATTCTTCGATCAGGATCGCGTCGGCGACTCGATCAGCTTCGTCAGCGTCGGACAGGACATCGTGGAGGGAACGCTCGATCAGCTGCTCGAGCGGATCACCGCGGAAGTCGAGGCGACAAACCCGGGCCTCGTGTTCGTCGATTCGTTTCGAACGGTCGCGCAGGTGGCCGAGGGATCGCGGGACGGAGGTCTGAACCTCCAGAGCTTCGTACAGCAACTGGCCATCCGCCTGACCGGATGGGAGGCCACGACGTTTCTCATCGGCGAGTATCAGCCGAACGAAGCAGAGCACGATCCGGTCTTCACCGTGGCCGACGGGCTGCTGTGGCTGCACCAGAGTCTGGACCGCAATTCGATGGTCCGGAAGATTCAGGTGAAGAAGATGCGCGGACAGGGTCCCGTTCCCGGCCTGCACACCTTTCGAATCACGAGCGGGGGCATCGATGTGTTCCCGCGAGTCATCGTCGGTCCATCCGACGATATGGAACGCGAATCGCGCAAACGTCTCATGCTCGACATCGACGAACTGGACGAGATGCTCGGCGGGGGCATTCCGGAGGGGTACTCGGTGCTCGTTGCCGGCCCGTCCGGCTCGGGCAAAAGCGTTCTGGCTACGGAGTTCATCATGGCCGGGATTCGCCACGACGAGCCCGGCATCCTCGCCGTCTTCGAGAAGCGTCCCAACGAATACTCACAGACGCCCCCGGGCGGCCACAAGTTCGGAAAGATGATCCAGGACGGAAAAGTCGGCGTCCTCCATTCACGGCCGCTCGATCTGTCGATCGACGAGACTCTCTATGAGCTCGTCGAACAGGTGGAGCGCCTGAAGGCCCGGCGGCTGGTCGTCGATTCTCTCTCCGGGTTCGAGCTGGCGCTCGCCCCGACGTTTCGGCAGGACTTCCGCGAATCGCTCTACCGCATGGTCGCCGTCCTGACCGGGATGGGCGTCACGATGATGATGACCGCCGAACTGGAGGACACTTACACGGAGCTCCGGTTCAGTCCGCACGGGACGGCGTTTCTCACCGACGTGATCATCATGCAGCGCTACATCGAGCTGAAGGGGGCTCTGCAGCGGGTGATCTCGGTGGTGAAGGTGCGCGGCAGTGAGCACAGCAAAGAAATCCGCGCCTACGAGATCAACAAGACCGGCATCGTGGTTGGTGCGCCGCTGAAGGACTACAATGGACTCCTCACGGGTCATCCCTACGACAGCTCAGGTGCCGCTCCTCCGGTAAGAGAGCCGCGAACGCGGAAGAAGAAGCCTTGA
- the mqnE gene encoding aminofutalosine synthase MqnE gives MDLILDKSLLPIAEKVMAGERLDAQDGLTLFRSDDAISVGRLANHVRERLNGDDTFYTVNRYINHTNVCVVSCKLCAFAVRPKKEGGWTYSAEEIVEQVRPSIEHGLRELHIVGGLHPWLKFDYYTGLLSTLKREFPEVHLKAFTMVEIDFLAKISKQTLDDTINALREAGLDSCPGGGAEIFHDEIRDEICDHKMSGDRWLEVARRCHQLGLRTNCTMLYGHIESYEHRVDHILRLRELQDETRGFNCFVPLHFHKENTVYEDQIDEASPLDDLRTIAVSRLLFDNIDHIKAYWIGMGEKIAQMALAFGADDLGGTISDERIFKMAGSETDASTMTRQKLEDLIRAAGRVPVETDPLYNPVTRAA, from the coding sequence ATGGATCTCATTCTCGACAAGTCGCTCCTCCCGATTGCCGAAAAGGTGATGGCCGGGGAGCGCCTCGACGCACAGGATGGACTCACCCTCTTCCGGAGCGACGACGCGATCAGCGTCGGCAGACTGGCCAATCACGTACGCGAGCGTCTCAACGGCGACGACACCTTCTACACCGTCAACCGCTACATCAATCACACCAACGTCTGCGTCGTTTCGTGCAAGCTCTGCGCATTCGCCGTCCGCCCGAAAAAAGAGGGTGGCTGGACGTACTCAGCCGAGGAGATCGTCGAGCAGGTTCGACCTTCGATCGAGCATGGGCTCCGCGAGCTTCACATCGTCGGCGGACTCCACCCGTGGCTGAAATTCGACTACTACACCGGCCTGCTCTCGACGCTCAAGCGCGAGTTCCCGGAGGTCCACCTGAAAGCCTTCACCATGGTGGAGATCGATTTTCTCGCGAAGATCTCGAAGCAAACTCTCGACGACACGATCAACGCTCTCCGCGAAGCCGGACTCGACTCCTGCCCCGGAGGAGGTGCCGAGATCTTCCACGACGAGATTCGCGACGAGATCTGCGACCACAAGATGAGTGGAGACCGATGGCTCGAGGTTGCCCGCCGCTGTCACCAGCTCGGTCTGCGAACCAACTGCACGATGCTCTACGGCCACATCGAAAGCTACGAGCACCGCGTCGATCACATTCTCCGACTGCGGGAGCTTCAGGACGAAACCCGAGGCTTCAACTGCTTCGTGCCGCTCCACTTTCATAAGGAGAACACGGTTTACGAAGATCAGATCGATGAAGCCTCACCGCTCGACGACCTTCGTACGATCGCCGTTTCCCGGCTTCTCTTCGACAACATCGATCACATCAAGGCCTATTGGATCGGAATGGGAGAAAAGATCGCTCAGATGGCGCTCGCCTTCGGTGCCGACGATCTCGGGGGAACGATCTCCGATGAGCGGATCTTCAAGATGGCGGGATCCGAGACCGACGCGAGCACGATGACGCGTCAGAAGCTCGAGGATCTGATCCGGGCGGCCGGACGCGTGCCCGTCGAGACCGACCCGCTATACAACCCGGTGACGCGTGCCGCCTGA
- a CDS encoding nitroreductase family protein, with product MVERLETMLARYRERRSVREFSLEPVPIEAIRLAIEIANTAPSGANMQPWTFVVVTDDEIKRRIRESAEQEEKINYGGRMPREWLDALAPLQTDWRKEFLETAPVLIVVFARDFGVVDGVRRKHYYVTESVGLATGMLLAALNEAGLATLTHTPSPMKFLARILERPPGERPFLLIPVGYPADGCRVPDIRKKSGDEVTVIL from the coding sequence ATGGTCGAGCGCCTCGAAACAATGCTCGCCCGGTATCGGGAAAGGCGCTCGGTCCGCGAATTCTCCCTCGAGCCGGTTCCGATCGAAGCCATCCGGCTCGCGATCGAGATCGCTAACACCGCTCCGTCCGGCGCAAACATGCAGCCGTGGACCTTCGTCGTCGTCACCGATGATGAGATCAAGCGACGGATCCGCGAGAGTGCCGAGCAGGAGGAGAAAATCAACTATGGCGGCAGGATGCCGCGGGAGTGGCTCGATGCTCTCGCACCGCTTCAGACCGACTGGCGGAAGGAGTTCCTCGAAACGGCTCCCGTCCTCATCGTCGTTTTCGCACGGGATTTCGGCGTCGTCGACGGCGTCCGACGAAAGCACTACTACGTCACCGAATCGGTCGGCCTCGCAACAGGAATGCTGCTCGCAGCCCTCAATGAAGCGGGTCTCGCCACGCTGACCCACACGCCGAGCCCGATGAAGTTCCTCGCCCGGATCCTCGAGCGCCCCCCCGGCGAACGGCCGTTCCTACTCATTCCGGTCGGATATCCCGCCGATGGATGCCGCGTCCCCGACATCAGAAAGAAGTCGGGGGACGAAGTCACCGTCATCCTCTGA
- a CDS encoding ATP-dependent DNA ligase, with protein sequence MFRDFAEVADRVADVGGKLAKEALLAEYLSGLSEEELASASVFFSGRVFPQYDERTVGIGWSRIVEAASSITGGPREEIEARIHDRGDLGEGIAPFFEGRPSEGLTLGDVAAELERIAATNGTNEKGEILVKLMARLDADEARYLAKILTGELRIGLREGLVESSIAKAFGRRLSDVRRANMLTSDLGEAAVRAKNGDLAGVGIRLFHPIGMMLAQPEESPAKIVEQLGPVVMADDKYDGIRAQIHWDGTRAKIYSRTLDDIAPRFPEIVESCAGLPPVILDGEIVAFAGHVLPFARLQPRIGRRKLTPRLLESTPVRYYAFDIVWLEGKTLLELPLLERLSLLVGSCDSAGDAIVPGDQRPVETVEEIKGAFDVARERGNEGLVLKDPRSIYTPGRRGRTWLKYKKALGTLDCVVTAAQYGHGKRRDVLSDLTFAVRRDNVLVNIGKAYSGLTDVEIAQLTEHFKATTLSRHGPVHIVEPTVVLEIAFDRIQESKRHKSGYALRFPRIARWRTDKSVDQISDIEEVVALYENQLVRERPKPAP encoded by the coding sequence ATGTTTCGAGACTTTGCAGAGGTCGCGGATCGGGTGGCGGATGTCGGCGGAAAACTGGCCAAAGAGGCGCTCCTTGCCGAATATCTCTCGGGGCTCTCCGAGGAGGAGCTCGCCTCTGCGTCGGTCTTCTTCTCGGGAAGGGTTTTTCCCCAGTACGACGAGCGGACGGTCGGGATCGGATGGTCGAGGATCGTCGAGGCGGCATCGTCGATTACCGGCGGTCCAAGAGAGGAGATCGAGGCGAGGATCCACGACAGGGGGGATCTGGGAGAGGGGATCGCCCCGTTCTTCGAAGGCAGACCTTCCGAGGGTCTGACCCTGGGTGATGTCGCCGCCGAGCTGGAGAGGATCGCCGCGACGAACGGAACCAACGAGAAGGGGGAGATCCTCGTGAAGCTGATGGCCAGGCTCGACGCGGACGAAGCTCGGTATCTCGCCAAGATTCTCACGGGCGAGCTGCGAATCGGGCTGCGCGAGGGTCTCGTCGAGTCGTCGATCGCGAAGGCATTCGGCCGGCGGCTCTCGGATGTCCGTCGCGCGAACATGCTGACCAGCGACCTCGGAGAAGCGGCAGTGCGGGCGAAAAACGGCGACCTCGCCGGAGTCGGGATCCGCCTCTTTCATCCGATCGGGATGATGCTGGCACAGCCGGAGGAGAGTCCTGCGAAGATTGTGGAGCAGCTCGGGCCGGTCGTGATGGCGGATGACAAATACGACGGGATCCGCGCACAGATTCACTGGGACGGCACGCGCGCGAAGATCTACTCGCGAACGCTCGACGACATCGCTCCCAGGTTTCCCGAGATCGTCGAAAGTTGCGCGGGGCTGCCCCCGGTCATTCTCGACGGGGAGATCGTCGCCTTCGCTGGTCACGTCCTGCCTTTCGCACGGCTGCAACCGCGCATCGGCCGGAGAAAGCTGACGCCACGATTGCTCGAGAGCACCCCGGTGCGCTACTACGCGTTCGACATCGTCTGGCTGGAAGGGAAGACCCTGCTCGAGCTGCCGCTGCTCGAGAGGCTCTCTCTTCTGGTCGGATCGTGCGATTCGGCGGGCGATGCGATCGTTCCAGGAGATCAGAGGCCCGTCGAGACGGTCGAGGAGATCAAAGGTGCTTTTGATGTTGCGCGGGAGAGAGGCAACGAGGGCCTGGTTCTGAAGGATCCTCGATCAATCTACACGCCGGGCCGGCGCGGGCGTACGTGGCTGAAATACAAGAAGGCGCTGGGTACGCTCGACTGCGTCGTGACGGCCGCACAATACGGTCACGGAAAGCGGCGTGACGTATTGTCGGATCTCACGTTCGCGGTCCGGCGCGACAACGTGCTGGTCAACATCGGGAAAGCATATTCCGGCCTGACCGACGTCGAGATCGCGCAGCTGACGGAGCACTTCAAAGCGACGACACTCAGCCGCCATGGACCTGTGCACATCGTCGAGCCGACGGTGGTGCTGGAGATCGCATTCGACCGGATCCAGGAGTCGAAGCGACACAAGTCCGGATATGCGCTCCGCTTTCCTCGGATTGCGCGGTGGAGGACCGACAAGAGTGTCGATCAGATCTCCGACATCGAAGAGGTCGTGGCCCTCTACGAGAACCAGCTCGTCCGCGAACGGCCGAAACCGGCGCCGTGA